Below is a window of Hyphomonas neptunium ATCC 15444 DNA.
GATCCGGTTCGGCAGGGTCTTCAGTGCTTCCTCGAAAGGCTCTGCGAACGAGAAGGCGGCCGCGTGGCCCCATTCATATTCCTCACCGCCCAGCAGGTTCATCATCATCGACTGGGCCAGCATTTCCAGGGACGTGCCGGGGCCGCGGCGTTCGACGATCCGCTGCCACATGGTTGAGAAGCGCGTGCCGGCCTCATCCAGCGGAATCGGTGTGAAGTAATCGGCGAAGAAGGCGCGCTCTTCGTCCGAGAGCAGAGCGGCCGAGACCATCGCGATATTGCCGACATGGCCGGGACGGGTCCCGGCCATCTCGGTCGCGACTTTTGAGCCGGTGTGATTTCCGAAGAGGGCGATGGTGTCATGGCCAAGCGCGTCGGCCACCTGCCAGCAGGCTTCGGCATAGGCCGGCACCGTGGCGAGATGTTCTTCCGGCGGCTTGTCGGACTGGCCATAGCCCGGATAATCGGGCGCAACGACCACGCGCTCATTGCCGATGACGCCCATAAGCGTTTCAAACTCAAGACCACATTTCGGGCTTTGGTGGAGGCAGTATAGCGGGGGGAGGGACGAGGGCTTTTCCGGCTGCGCGATGCGGTAATGCAACTGGCCGTATGTTCCGTCGACGTATGATCTCTTCACGCGGGCCATTATGCCTGCTCCTCTGAAACTGTAATAATGGGTTTGCCGACATTTGCGCCGCGCATGAGTTTGGCGAAGAGGGCGGGTGCCTGGTCGAGGCCATCTGCATGATCTTCGGCGAAGGCGAGCTTGCCATCGCGAATCCAGGCGGCGGCTTCGGCGGCATATTCGTCCCAGCGGGAATAGAAGTCGTAGACGACCAGGCCACGCAGCTGGGCGCGCTTGCCAATGATGGCGCCGGCATTGAGGGCGTGAGGGGCAGGGCCGGATGACTGGTAGGCATCTGCCAGCCCGCAGAGCACGCCGCGCACATAAGTCTGCGAAACGGAGAGAGCCGTCATCGCCATCTCGGCGGAGACATTCTCGAAGAACACGCTGGCGCCTTCGGGGAGCGCTTCTTTCAGCGCGGCCTGCCAACCTTCTGCCTTATAGTCGATGCAGGCATCAAAGCCGTAAGTCTCTGTCACCAGGCGGCATTTCTCCGGGCCGCCAGCAATGCCGACAGCCTTTGAAGCGCCTTTGATGCGGGCGATCTGGCCAGCTGTTCCGCCTACGGCGCCAGCGGCAGCGTCGATGAGAACAACGTCCCCGGCCATGACTTTCGCCAGCTGGGTAATGCCTGCCCAAGCCGTGAGGCCGGGCATGCCGAGCACGCCGATATGAGCGCGCAGCGGGGCAGATTTGGGGTCAAGTTTGCGGAAATGGCCCGCGGGAATGGCGGCAAATTCCTGCCAGCCGCCTTCCATGGCGTGAACAAAGTCGCCTTCGGACACGCCTGCGGCGCGGCTCTTTACGACCTGGCCGACGATGGCGCCGGGAATGGCGCCTTCCATGGGCTTGGGCGGGGCTTCGCCCATATGCCGCCCGCGCAGGCGGGAGCCGACATAGGGGTCAAGCGAGAGATAGATCACCCGCGCGACAATGCCGCCGTCCGGGCAGTCCGGGCGCGGCGCCTCAATGGCGATAAAATCATCCGCAACCGGAACAGCGTCGATCTCAGTTTTCAGGGTGTAGAGTTTCATGCTTCGACAATCTCGATCAGGGCGCCGTCAAGATCCTTGATCGTTCCGGCGCGTTTGCCTTTGTATATGGGGCCTTCGCGGCGGGTGGGCGGTGTGATCCAGGGGCCGGGCAGGCTGTCAAACTCCGGATGCCAGAGGGTGCCGATGGCACAGCCGGGCACGAGCATGCCGTCATTATGCGGACGCTGGATGGCGGCGGCAGGATACTGGTCAAGCTCGAGGAAGACGTCTCGGCCATGGATCATGGTGGAGATTTTGTGGAGCTCCTCCATCGGCGTACCGTAAGCCTTGGCGATCAT
It encodes the following:
- a CDS encoding MDR family NADP-dependent oxidoreductase; this encodes MKLYTLKTEIDAVPVADDFIAIEAPRPDCPDGGIVARVIYLSLDPYVGSRLRGRHMGEAPPKPMEGAIPGAIVGQVVKSRAAGVSEGDFVHAMEGGWQEFAAIPAGHFRKLDPKSAPLRAHIGVLGMPGLTAWAGITQLAKVMAGDVVLIDAAAGAVGGTAGQIARIKGASKAVGIAGGPEKCRLVTETYGFDACIDYKAEGWQAALKEALPEGASVFFENVSAEMAMTALSVSQTYVRGVLCGLADAYQSSGPAPHALNAGAIIGKRAQLRGLVVYDFYSRWDEYAAEAAAWIRDGKLAFAEDHADGLDQAPALFAKLMRGANVGKPIITVSEEQA
- a CDS encoding alpha/beta fold hydrolase: MARVKRSYVDGTYGQLHYRIAQPEKPSSLPPLYCLHQSPKCGLEFETLMGVIGNERVVVAPDYPGYGQSDKPPEEHLATVPAYAEACWQVADALGHDTIALFGNHTGSKVATEMAGTRPGHVGNIAMVSAALLSDEERAFFADYFTPIPLDEAGTRFSTMWQRIVERRGPGTSLEMLAQSMMMNLLGGEEYEWGHAAAFSFAEPFEEALKTLPNRITILNPADDLTDCTRRAIPLMRNGQVIECPEWGYNFMDVWPEEVAALLKSHL